Proteins co-encoded in one Opitutus terrae PB90-1 genomic window:
- a CDS encoding amidohydrolase family protein, which translates to MKYFDANTWIGRWPFSLQPALTARSLAVRLKEHGIGGALVSPVDAVFAPEPTAANRALLRETRTQPMLVPVPVIQPALANWREQLDAVGADARVRAVRLLPNYHGYRLTSARLDVLFEELAARGLRVIVTIRLIDERHEYFALKIHGVPVRDLDALLRRHPERPVLASGLLRTEMKTLVPKHRNLLADLTFAEWYETLRDLRRTLPAAQIAFASHTPFLIMAAAKAKLQDTGLPRAELSRIAAGSLEKFLRS; encoded by the coding sequence ATGAAGTATTTCGATGCGAACACCTGGATCGGCCGATGGCCGTTCTCGCTGCAGCCGGCGCTGACGGCGCGGTCACTGGCGGTGCGACTGAAGGAGCATGGCATTGGCGGGGCGTTGGTATCGCCGGTCGATGCGGTGTTTGCCCCTGAGCCGACGGCGGCGAATCGCGCATTGCTGCGGGAGACGCGAACGCAGCCGATGCTGGTGCCGGTGCCGGTGATTCAGCCAGCGCTTGCCAACTGGCGGGAGCAACTCGACGCCGTGGGGGCGGACGCACGCGTGCGGGCCGTGCGGCTGCTGCCGAACTATCACGGTTACCGGCTGACCTCGGCGCGCCTTGATGTGTTGTTCGAGGAACTCGCAGCACGCGGGCTGCGGGTGATCGTGACGATCCGGTTGATCGACGAGCGGCATGAATATTTCGCGCTGAAGATCCACGGCGTGCCGGTGCGCGACCTGGACGCGCTGCTGCGGCGGCACCCGGAGCGGCCGGTGCTCGCGAGCGGGCTGCTGCGCACCGAAATGAAGACGCTTGTGCCCAAGCACCGAAACTTGCTCGCGGACCTGACGTTTGCCGAATGGTACGAGACCCTGCGCGACCTGCGTCGTACCTTGCCGGCGGCGCAGATCGCCTTCGCCTCGCACACCCCGTTTCTGATCATGGCGGCGGCGAAGGCAAAGCTGCAAGACACCGGTCTGCCGCGAGCGGAGCTCTCGCGGATTGCCGCCGGGAGCCTCGAGAAATTTCTCCGATCATGA
- a CDS encoding uroporphyrinogen decarboxylase family protein, whose protein sequence is MNVPAPDRPAPRTEVEATLRCERPRPVPLFLPAIYEHKAAFIGSTPTAISRDGDLLTRAMLAEYAAIQPDALVVGVDVYNVEAEAVGSIVTFYEGKDTSIPGIKPEHHIVEVGMDLSAARLPNPARDGRMPVNLAAARAVRKELGDDFWLRGAVSGPFSLAISLVGAESLFIACIEQPEWVRSCLDYASRIIREFAKGYIDAGVELIMFDSQASPELLSPSMYEEFVLPVTQEFVAWAKTQGVRDLPLIIGGNTTKIVDMLVQTGANNLLCDFTADFEEWSGAVRSAGRAFRRNISPRLLEKAPAEEIYEVARREVERGRDIPGFIMGTAVVPFGTPTPSIRAVKQACLDAARS, encoded by the coding sequence ATGAATGTCCCCGCCCCGGACCGCCCCGCACCGCGAACCGAAGTTGAAGCGACGCTCCGCTGCGAGCGGCCTCGGCCAGTGCCGTTGTTCCTCCCGGCGATCTACGAGCACAAGGCCGCCTTCATCGGTTCGACACCCACGGCGATCTCGCGCGATGGCGACCTGCTGACGCGCGCGATGCTGGCGGAATATGCGGCGATCCAGCCCGATGCCCTGGTGGTGGGGGTCGACGTCTACAACGTCGAAGCCGAGGCGGTGGGAAGCATAGTGACGTTTTACGAGGGGAAGGACACGAGCATTCCAGGCATCAAGCCAGAGCATCACATCGTGGAGGTGGGCATGGATCTTTCGGCGGCCCGGCTGCCGAATCCGGCGCGTGACGGACGGATGCCGGTGAATCTCGCGGCGGCGCGCGCCGTGCGGAAGGAACTGGGCGACGACTTCTGGCTGCGTGGCGCGGTGTCCGGGCCGTTTTCGCTCGCGATTTCGCTGGTGGGCGCCGAGTCGCTGTTCATTGCGTGCATCGAACAGCCGGAATGGGTGCGCAGTTGCCTCGACTATGCGAGCCGGATCATCCGGGAGTTTGCGAAGGGTTACATCGACGCTGGGGTCGAGCTGATCATGTTCGACTCGCAGGCCTCGCCCGAACTGCTGTCGCCTTCGATGTACGAGGAATTCGTGCTGCCGGTGACGCAGGAGTTCGTGGCGTGGGCCAAGACGCAGGGTGTCCGGGACCTGCCGCTGATCATCGGTGGCAACACCACGAAAATCGTCGACATGCTCGTCCAGACTGGGGCGAACAACCTGCTGTGTGATTTCACCGCTGACTTCGAGGAGTGGTCGGGTGCGGTCCGTTCTGCAGGACGGGCGTTTCGGCGAAACATCTCGCCGCGGTTGCTCGAAAAGGCGCCAGCCGAGGAGATCTACGAAGTGGCGCGCAGGGAAGTGGAACGCGGGCGCGATATCCCCGGATTCATCATGGGCACCGCGGTCGTACCATTCGGCACGCCCACACCGAGTATTCGCGCAGTCAAGCAGGCGTGTCTCGACGCCGCGCGAAGTTAA
- a CDS encoding helix-turn-helix transcriptional regulator translates to MSTVRRFRSLLIDQADIRIPGLSVMTFALHRHLAEHEAIAPHRHRWCQALLYLSQQGRQAVDGAAVQVNPGTLILMPPGVAHAFRRSGRAAPLCLMINFRVRRARSRSVAVCSLTRSELSEIRHHLARLIRLQQTPGDALAWEGATLVLLTLMLCLRTAGWLGQEAGATAIRPSRAISGLLAAMPMAGSLAETVQRSGYHRDHLNRLVRGETGLSLGQFRARQRLIRAKELLTHGVRVGEVANAVGLPDQGYFARWFRRQTGQAPSAWSRRPRAAQP, encoded by the coding sequence GTGTCCACTGTGCGCCGCTTTCGCTCCCTGCTGATCGACCAGGCCGACATCCGCATCCCGGGATTGTCCGTCATGACCTTCGCGTTGCACCGCCACTTGGCCGAGCACGAAGCAATCGCGCCGCACCGGCATCGTTGGTGCCAGGCCCTGCTCTACCTGAGCCAGCAGGGCAGGCAGGCGGTGGACGGCGCGGCTGTGCAGGTGAATCCCGGCACGCTGATCCTGATGCCGCCGGGCGTGGCGCACGCGTTTCGGCGCAGCGGACGCGCGGCGCCCTTGTGCTTGATGATCAACTTCCGGGTGCGGCGGGCCCGCAGCCGTTCCGTGGCGGTGTGCAGCCTGACTCGATCGGAATTGTCGGAGATCCGGCATCATCTCGCGCGATTGATCCGGCTGCAGCAAACGCCGGGCGACGCACTGGCTTGGGAGGGCGCGACACTCGTGTTGCTGACGCTGATGCTCTGCTTGCGCACAGCGGGCTGGCTGGGGCAAGAGGCGGGAGCGACGGCCATCCGGCCATCACGGGCGATTTCAGGGCTGCTGGCGGCGATGCCCATGGCCGGCTCGCTCGCGGAGACGGTGCAGCGAAGTGGGTATCATCGGGATCACCTCAACCGGCTGGTGCGCGGCGAGACCGGATTATCGCTCGGCCAATTCCGCGCGCGCCAGCGGCTGATCAGGGCGAAGGAACTCCTCACTCATGGCGTGCGCGTGGGGGAGGTGGCGAACGCGGTTGGACTCCCGGACCAAGGTTACTTTGCGCGCTGGTTCCGGCGGCAGACGGGGCAGGCGCCGTCCGCGTGGAGCCGCCGACCGCGGGCGGCCCAGCCTTGA
- a CDS encoding uroporphyrinogen decarboxylase family protein, whose translation MTPKRRILATLNREPVDRTPVDLWHTPEVGAALRQHFGVADDLAAYRALGLDKIVWAFLDYDGGDTGRVGTLAGAGADDPAATRTMWGVPLRTIQAGAAQYAEFGAAPLLGYDTPGSLDDYPWWPQLDRVDYNSAVRYVLRAAQDFAVIGPWVSFFEIYCQLRGLEQAMMDLVESPEYVEATLDRIEAIQTEMMKRYFTRARGCLDLVFVSDDIAGQRSLLISPAMWRQHLEPRLKRWCDLIHAHGLKVFYHTDGAARPLIGPILDCGVDVLNPIQHACPGMDLAELKKEFGHRVIFHGAVDNQTVLPRGTADEVRAEVRECLRTLGAGREGFICCSCHNTQAGTPVENILAMVETVHACG comes from the coding sequence ATGACTCCGAAACGACGTATCCTCGCCACACTCAACCGTGAACCGGTCGACCGCACGCCCGTCGATCTGTGGCACACGCCGGAAGTCGGCGCCGCCCTGCGGCAGCACTTCGGCGTCGCGGACGATCTCGCCGCGTATCGCGCGCTTGGTCTCGACAAGATCGTCTGGGCGTTCCTCGACTACGACGGTGGCGACACTGGGCGCGTCGGCACACTCGCCGGCGCCGGCGCCGACGATCCCGCGGCGACGCGCACGATGTGGGGTGTGCCTTTGCGCACCATCCAGGCGGGCGCGGCCCAGTATGCCGAGTTCGGTGCCGCTCCGCTTCTGGGCTACGACACGCCGGGCTCGCTCGACGATTATCCGTGGTGGCCGCAGCTCGACCGGGTTGACTACAACTCGGCCGTGCGCTACGTGCTTCGCGCCGCTCAGGATTTCGCCGTCATCGGACCGTGGGTTTCGTTTTTCGAGATCTACTGCCAACTCCGTGGCCTCGAGCAGGCCATGATGGATCTGGTCGAGTCGCCCGAATACGTCGAAGCCACGCTCGACCGCATCGAGGCGATCCAGACCGAGATGATGAAACGCTACTTCACTCGCGCGCGCGGCTGCCTCGATCTCGTGTTCGTCAGCGATGATATCGCCGGCCAGCGTTCACTGCTGATTTCCCCCGCCATGTGGCGGCAACACCTGGAGCCGCGGCTCAAACGCTGGTGCGATCTGATTCACGCGCACGGGCTCAAGGTCTTCTACCACACCGACGGCGCCGCGCGACCGCTGATTGGTCCGATTCTCGACTGCGGCGTCGACGTACTGAACCCGATCCAACACGCATGCCCGGGAATGGATCTGGCCGAGCTGAAAAAGGAGTTTGGTCACCGCGTGATCTTCCACGGTGCGGTCGACAACCAGACGGTGCTGCCGCGCGGCACGGCGGACGAGGTCCGCGCTGAAGTGAGGGAGTGCCTCCGCACGCTCGGCGCCGGCCGCGAGGGTTTCATCTGCTGCTCGTGCCACAACACCCAGGCCGGCACCCCCGTCGAGAACATCCTCGCGATGGTCGAAACCGTCCACGCCTGCGGCTGA
- a CDS encoding amidohydrolase family protein: protein MRIIDVHTHPLMHEGGIGRPESAALLARARSLGIRHVVVLGDVLVHGRSPTAAQVRAINDDTAWLARKHPGFVTGFCYLNPTLGKTAVRREVERCLELGFRGIKLEIANNARDACMQPVMALAEQHRLIVLQHAWSMTKIRQRRFHTDPEDVATLADRYPRVRIIMAHLTGCGVRGVLAVKPHANVWVDTSGAAPEAGLLEFAVEQLGAKRILYGSDVPVRDFRVAIARVKGSALRAPAQRAILHDNARDLLGLP from the coding sequence ATGCGGATCATCGACGTCCATACGCATCCATTGATGCACGAAGGCGGCATCGGCCGCCCGGAGTCCGCGGCGCTGCTGGCCCGCGCCCGCTCGCTGGGGATCCGGCATGTGGTGGTGCTGGGCGACGTGTTAGTGCACGGACGTTCGCCGACGGCGGCGCAGGTCCGGGCGATCAACGACGACACGGCGTGGCTGGCGCGGAAGCATCCGGGTTTCGTGACGGGCTTCTGCTACTTGAATCCGACGTTGGGGAAGACGGCCGTGCGGCGGGAGGTGGAGCGCTGCCTCGAGCTCGGGTTTCGGGGAATCAAGCTCGAGATCGCGAACAACGCCCGCGACGCCTGCATGCAGCCAGTGATGGCGCTTGCGGAACAGCATAGGCTGATCGTGCTGCAGCATGCGTGGAGCATGACCAAGATCCGGCAGCGGCGCTTTCACACGGACCCGGAGGATGTCGCGACGCTCGCAGACCGCTACCCGCGCGTGCGGATCATCATGGCGCACCTGACTGGATGCGGCGTGCGTGGCGTGTTAGCGGTGAAGCCGCACGCGAATGTGTGGGTGGACACGTCCGGAGCTGCGCCGGAGGCGGGCCTGCTCGAGTTCGCGGTCGAACAGCTGGGCGCTAAGCGGATCCTTTACGGCTCCGACGTGCCGGTCCGTGATTTCCGGGTGGCGATCGCGCGCGTGAAAGGCTCGGCGCTGCGCGCGCCGGCGCAGCGCGCGATCCTGCATGATAACGCGCGCGATCTGCTGGGATTGCCATGA
- a CDS encoding helix-turn-helix transcriptional regulator: MKHSTPLPIILPRHGVLFAESVHDSGFHMAERTDPFHKLIYVLAGEVSFHESGRPVSTVGAGSLIVTPQLTCHAIDDVSPATLLLLCFADSFLRSDPDLAQLWTGLTDATSCRLCLARPSQLRLERLWRQALLEQAHELPGSPVAIRALAAQIFVMLLRVPARPGGDTAPQRVAAVGREIRETFYNAWDLDGAAARAGLSRRRFSALFRAEFNETFSDYLLRLRLDHAARLLRTREHSVMGVMFSCGFNDLSHFYRLFRARFGSPPKRWVLDQAPAPVVGSPHSPRDASGRHRSRGRRR, from the coding sequence ATGAAGCATTCCACCCCGCTGCCGATCATCCTGCCCCGGCACGGCGTACTCTTCGCCGAGAGTGTGCACGACAGCGGCTTCCACATGGCCGAGCGCACGGACCCTTTTCACAAGCTCATCTACGTGCTCGCGGGCGAGGTCAGCTTCCACGAGTCCGGCCGCCCTGTTTCGACCGTCGGTGCCGGTTCACTGATTGTGACGCCTCAACTGACTTGCCACGCGATCGACGATGTCTCTCCCGCTACTCTGCTGCTTCTGTGCTTTGCCGATTCTTTTCTCCGGTCGGATCCTGATCTGGCGCAGCTCTGGACCGGGTTGACCGACGCCACGAGCTGCCGGCTATGTCTGGCCCGTCCGAGTCAGCTGCGGCTCGAACGGCTTTGGCGTCAGGCGTTGCTCGAGCAAGCCCATGAACTGCCTGGCAGTCCGGTGGCGATCCGCGCGCTCGCAGCGCAGATTTTCGTCATGCTCTTGCGCGTGCCAGCCCGGCCCGGCGGAGACACAGCCCCGCAACGTGTCGCCGCCGTCGGACGGGAGATCCGCGAAACCTTCTATAACGCTTGGGACCTCGACGGCGCCGCCGCCCGGGCCGGTCTGTCGCGCCGGCGGTTCAGCGCGCTCTTTCGCGCCGAGTTCAACGAAACGTTTTCCGACTACCTGCTTCGGCTTCGGCTCGACCACGCCGCGCGACTGCTGCGCACGCGGGAGCACTCCGTCATGGGCGTGATGTTTTCCTGTGGGTTCAACGACCTCTCGCATTTCTACCGGCTCTTTCGCGCCCGGTTCGGTTCCCCTCCGAAACGCTGGGTGCTCGACCAAGCGCCGGCGCCGGTAGTCGGCTCCCCGCACTCCCCGCGCGATGCATCCGGTCGCCATCGTAGTCGCGGTCGGCGCCGGTGA